A genomic segment from Halomonas sp. TA22 encodes:
- a CDS encoding EAL domain-containing protein translates to MFKRQRTGEKGLLNALSLLTVCLALALLMPVPVWLSTLLSLSGLGGVLMAAAWSFRERTDECLEEPGDLALVQQRHAESESRFRTLLESLPKVAVQGYDRDRRVIYWNAASTQLYGYHPKEVQGRLLEELIIPESMRAEVISAHHSWIEKGIEIPSSELELQGKSGAPVAVYSHHVMLGEHTANPVMFCVDVDLSQQNQARRELEFATRYDALTQLPNRQTFERELEGRLDEARRRNDCLVVIYIDLDRFAEINDARGYEASDVLLALVAKRLRGCLQCADLLSRFGSDEFVLALPHVKDNDGVMQRVEEVLDHFNQPFMLEDEELHVTASLGVALFPDNGSTARELIHNADAAKNRAKQSMPKRCWFFDQQIHDELLYQHRLAEQLRSAIGNGELALYYQPQVAVASGRIENMEALLRWFPREGKTITASEFIPLAERSELIHQLGDWAIREACRQKAEWREKGLGDQRIDINLSGKQLSVPETFDRLETCMREHGLGPRDIGIELTENVLIESDERILELLRQLYHRGMKIAIDDFGTGYSSLSYLKRFPVTSLKIDRTFVMDAPTDPGDRAIMAATVFIGHSLGLEVVAEGVENEEQLEVLREIGCDLVQGYHFFRPMSADDMTRILAALEGQ, encoded by the coding sequence TTGTTTAAGCGTCAACGGACAGGCGAGAAGGGGCTGCTCAACGCCCTGTCGCTTCTTACGGTATGCCTGGCACTGGCGCTGCTGATGCCCGTTCCTGTCTGGCTCAGCACGTTGTTGTCTCTTTCCGGCCTGGGCGGGGTGCTCATGGCCGCAGCATGGTCTTTCAGAGAGCGCACTGATGAGTGCCTTGAGGAGCCCGGCGATCTGGCGCTCGTTCAGCAACGTCATGCAGAGAGTGAGTCGCGCTTTCGCACTCTGCTTGAGAGCCTGCCCAAGGTTGCCGTGCAAGGCTATGATCGCGACCGGCGAGTCATATACTGGAACGCGGCAAGCACGCAGCTGTATGGCTATCACCCCAAGGAGGTACAGGGCCGATTGCTCGAGGAGTTGATCATTCCCGAGTCGATGCGGGCAGAAGTGATCAGTGCCCATCACTCCTGGATCGAGAAAGGCATCGAGATTCCATCATCCGAGCTTGAGCTGCAAGGCAAGTCGGGGGCGCCGGTCGCGGTTTATTCTCACCACGTGATGTTGGGCGAACATACCGCCAACCCCGTGATGTTCTGTGTCGATGTGGATCTTTCCCAGCAGAACCAGGCGCGACGGGAGCTCGAGTTTGCGACTCGCTACGATGCCCTGACACAATTGCCCAATCGTCAGACGTTCGAGCGTGAGCTTGAGGGTCGGCTCGACGAGGCGAGGCGGCGTAACGATTGTCTGGTGGTGATCTATATCGACCTCGACCGTTTCGCCGAAATCAATGATGCCAGGGGGTACGAGGCGAGTGATGTACTGCTGGCCTTGGTGGCGAAGCGGCTTCGCGGCTGCCTTCAGTGTGCCGACCTTTTATCGCGTTTCGGTAGCGACGAATTCGTCCTTGCTCTGCCGCATGTGAAGGACAACGACGGTGTGATGCAACGGGTCGAGGAGGTGCTTGACCATTTCAACCAGCCTTTCATGCTTGAAGACGAGGAGCTGCACGTCACGGCAAGCCTTGGCGTAGCATTATTTCCCGATAACGGCAGTACCGCACGGGAGCTGATCCACAATGCCGATGCCGCGAAGAATCGCGCCAAGCAGTCCATGCCCAAGCGCTGCTGGTTCTTCGACCAGCAGATACATGATGAATTACTTTATCAGCATCGCCTGGCGGAACAGTTACGCAGCGCCATCGGCAATGGCGAACTCGCTCTCTACTATCAACCCCAGGTGGCGGTGGCTAGTGGCCGCATCGAGAATATGGAAGCGTTGCTGCGCTGGTTTCCCCGCGAAGGAAAGACCATCACTGCCAGTGAGTTCATTCCATTGGCGGAGCGCTCCGAGCTGATTCATCAGCTGGGGGACTGGGCGATCCGGGAGGCGTGTCGACAGAAGGCCGAATGGCGTGAGAAGGGTCTGGGCGATCAACGTATCGATATCAACCTCTCCGGCAAGCAGCTCTCCGTGCCGGAAACCTTCGATCGCCTGGAGACGTGCATGCGCGAGCATGGTCTCGGCCCGCGCGACATCGGTATCGAGCTGACCGAGAACGTGCTGATAGAGTCCGATGAGCGGATACTCGAGCTGTTGCGGCAGCTTTATCATCGCGGCATGAAGATCGCGATCGACGATTTCGGTACGGGTTACTCCTCACTGAGTTATCTCAAGCGCTTTCCCGTCACGTCGCTCAAGATCGATCGTACCTTCGTGATGGATGCACCTACCGATCCAGGCGATCGAGCGATCATGGCTGCAACGGTCTTCATTGGCCACAGCCTTGGCCTTGAGGTGGTCGCCGAAGGCGTGGAAAACGAAGAGCAGCTTGAAGTGCTGCGCGAGATCGGCTGCGATCTGGTGCAGGGCTACCACTTCTTCAGACCCATGAGTGCCGATGACATGACGAGAATTCTGGCCGCTTTGGAGGGCCAATGA
- a CDS encoding amino acid aminotransferase, with the protein MFEHIQRVPGDAILGLIEAFNKDTNPQKVDLGVGVYRDEHGITPVMRAVKEAEALLLKNETTKSYIGSHGDPRYGKAVLSLVLGANSATLAEGRASLTQSPGGTGALRLAADFISTQLPGKGIWVSDPTWPNHLGIFEAAGLKLGKYPYVDADNRLDFPGMLAAIKQIPQGDVVLLHACCHNPSGFDLSSDQWREVLSVIQERELLPLVDFAYQGFGEGLDEDAFGARLLADNLDEMLITSSCSKNFGLYRERTGALIAIAKTHEQMENVRSQMAIVARENYSNPPSHGSAIVAEIFESAELAAIWREELTEMRDRINGLRRDFVEALTPYGLGDKFACVAEQRGMFSYTGLTGKQVDRLRDEFGIYMVRSGRANVAGFSKDNLAYLAKAIAAVN; encoded by the coding sequence ATGTTCGAGCATATTCAGCGGGTGCCCGGGGATGCCATCCTCGGGCTGATCGAGGCCTTCAACAAGGACACCAATCCGCAGAAGGTCGATCTCGGTGTCGGCGTCTACCGTGACGAACACGGCATCACACCGGTGATGCGAGCGGTCAAGGAAGCCGAGGCACTGCTGCTGAAGAACGAGACCACCAAGAGCTATATCGGCTCACATGGTGATCCGCGCTACGGCAAGGCGGTACTCTCCTTGGTACTGGGTGCCAACTCGGCAACGCTCGCCGAAGGTCGTGCCAGCCTGACCCAATCCCCCGGCGGTACCGGCGCACTGCGCCTGGCGGCGGACTTCATCAGTACCCAGCTACCCGGCAAGGGTATCTGGGTAAGCGATCCGACCTGGCCGAATCACCTCGGCATCTTCGAGGCAGCGGGCCTCAAGCTCGGTAAATACCCCTATGTCGATGCCGACAACCGTCTCGATTTCCCCGGCATGCTGGCGGCCATCAAGCAGATCCCGCAGGGAGACGTGGTTCTGCTGCACGCTTGCTGCCACAATCCTTCTGGTTTCGATCTCTCAAGCGATCAATGGCGCGAGGTGCTCAGCGTCATCCAGGAGCGCGAACTGTTGCCGCTGGTCGACTTCGCCTATCAGGGGTTCGGTGAAGGGCTCGACGAGGATGCCTTTGGCGCGCGCCTGCTCGCGGACAACCTCGACGAGATGCTGATTACCAGCTCCTGCTCGAAGAACTTCGGGCTCTATCGCGAGCGTACCGGCGCCCTGATTGCCATCGCCAAGACCCACGAGCAGATGGAAAACGTCCGTTCGCAGATGGCGATCGTTGCCCGCGAAAACTACTCCAACCCGCCCTCGCATGGCAGCGCGATCGTTGCCGAGATTTTCGAATCCGCCGAGCTCGCCGCAATCTGGCGCGAGGAGTTGACCGAGATGCGCGATCGTATCAATGGTTTGCGTCGCGATTTCGTCGAGGCGCTCACGCCTTATGGGCTGGGCGACAAGTTCGCCTGCGTGGCCGAGCAGCGCGGCATGTTCTCCTATACCGGCCTGACCGGCAAGCAGGTCGATCGCCTGCGCGATGAGTTCGGCATCTATATGGTCCGCTCGGGTCGCGCCAACGTGGCGGGGTTCTCCAAGGACAACCTGGCCTACCTGGCCAAGGCGATTGCCGCAGTCAATTGA
- a CDS encoding NCS2 family permease yields the protein MSAPAVHYPWYKKEDTDAFFALFQNNIANFVIIAITMLGLGFPPEIVFGQVLPGAAVAVMVGNFYYAWSAARLARKENRADVTALSYGISTPVMFVFLFGVLLPAKQLTGDAELAWKVAVAACFISGAIEAAISLVGRWVQYHLPRAAMLGAVAGVALTFIAGEMLFKTLEIPAIGLLVMAIIIVGLVGRVAMPFRIPTSLFAIIIGTTLAYLIGATEEGQFSDAFTHLGFYPLLPNLAWFEGLGLLITSMLAVLTVVLPITLYNAIETMNNVEAMEAAGDRYDVRECQAVDGAGTMIGALFGGVFPTTVYIATVGAKWMGAGRGYSILNGAVYAIATMFGLIAALAAIIPVSVVAPILVFVGMSMIATAFQSNETRYYPAVALAMLPYFANYVMTRFNRGAQEVVNDISTAIVALGQGAMFTAILLGAMTVSVIDHQFRKAAIFALVAAAFSFVGLMHAPRLALNAAPDFMFGYLVMGLFFGWFAIKDIDSKPLTER from the coding sequence ATGTCGGCACCCGCTGTGCACTATCCGTGGTACAAGAAGGAGGATACCGATGCCTTCTTCGCGCTGTTCCAGAACAATATCGCCAACTTCGTCATCATCGCGATTACCATGCTGGGTCTGGGATTTCCGCCGGAGATCGTTTTTGGCCAGGTACTTCCCGGTGCCGCCGTGGCGGTCATGGTCGGCAACTTCTACTACGCCTGGAGTGCCGCGCGGCTGGCGCGCAAGGAGAATCGCGCCGATGTCACCGCGCTCTCCTACGGCATCAGTACCCCGGTCATGTTCGTCTTCCTGTTCGGCGTTCTGCTGCCCGCCAAGCAGCTCACTGGCGATGCCGAACTCGCCTGGAAGGTGGCCGTGGCCGCCTGCTTCATCAGTGGCGCCATCGAAGCCGCCATCAGCCTGGTGGGCCGTTGGGTGCAGTACCATTTGCCGCGCGCCGCCATGCTCGGCGCCGTGGCGGGTGTAGCCCTAACCTTCATCGCCGGGGAGATGCTGTTCAAGACGCTGGAGATTCCCGCTATCGGCCTGCTGGTGATGGCCATCATCATCGTCGGCCTGGTGGGCCGCGTGGCGATGCCCTTCAGGATTCCCACGTCGCTGTTCGCCATCATCATCGGTACGACTCTGGCCTACCTGATCGGCGCCACCGAGGAGGGGCAATTCAGCGATGCCTTCACCCACCTTGGCTTCTATCCGCTGCTGCCGAACCTGGCCTGGTTCGAGGGGCTGGGACTGCTGATCACCAGCATGCTGGCGGTACTCACCGTGGTCCTGCCGATCACGCTCTACAACGCCATCGAGACCATGAACAACGTCGAGGCGATGGAGGCGGCGGGTGATCGATACGATGTGCGTGAGTGCCAGGCGGTGGACGGTGCGGGCACCATGATCGGCGCACTGTTTGGCGGCGTGTTTCCCACCACCGTCTATATCGCCACGGTCGGCGCCAAGTGGATGGGAGCGGGACGCGGCTACAGCATCCTCAATGGGGCGGTCTATGCCATCGCCACCATGTTCGGCCTGATCGCGGCGCTGGCGGCGATCATTCCGGTCTCGGTGGTCGCACCGATCCTGGTGTTCGTCGGCATGTCGATGATCGCCACCGCCTTCCAGAGCAACGAAACGCGCTACTACCCCGCCGTGGCCCTGGCCATGCTGCCCTACTTCGCCAACTATGTGATGACGCGTTTCAATCGTGGCGCGCAGGAGGTGGTCAACGATATCTCGACGGCAATCGTCGCGCTTGGCCAGGGCGCCATGTTCACCGCCATTCTGCTGGGAGCGATGACAGTGTCGGTCATTGACCACCAATTCCGCAAGGCTGCCATCTTCGCCCTGGTGGCGGCAGCCTTCTCCTTCGTCGGCTTGATGCATGCCCCCAGGCTTGCCCTCAATGCCGCGCCGGATTTCATGTTCGGTTACCTGGTGATGGGGCTGTTCTTTGGCTGGTTCGCCATCAAGGACATCGACAGTAAGCCACTCACTGAGCGGTGA
- a CDS encoding cytochrome b, with amino-acid sequence MLRNTRQGWGLITILIHWVSALLIVGLFVLGWWMTGLGYFDSWYNLGPWWHRSLGVLLLIATLFRLFWRVIQPTPRAHGGKIERVAAHAGHVALYVSLLVVLFSGYLISTASGRGISVFGWFEAPALIHGLRNQASVAGTVHWYAALTLMILAAGHVLAALKHHFIDRHDTLIRMISPRHSRR; translated from the coding sequence ATGCTGCGCAATACACGCCAAGGCTGGGGCCTGATCACCATCCTGATTCACTGGGTCAGCGCGCTGCTGATCGTCGGCCTCTTTGTCCTGGGGTGGTGGATGACCGGGCTTGGCTATTTCGATAGCTGGTATAACCTGGGCCCTTGGTGGCACCGTTCGTTGGGTGTGCTGCTTCTCATCGCCACGCTGTTTCGTCTGTTCTGGCGAGTCATTCAGCCAACGCCGCGCGCCCACGGTGGCAAGATCGAGCGAGTGGCAGCCCATGCCGGGCATGTTGCCCTATACGTGTCACTGCTGGTGGTGCTGTTCAGCGGCTACCTGATCTCCACCGCCAGTGGTCGAGGCATCAGTGTCTTTGGCTGGTTCGAGGCGCCCGCTCTGATCCACGGCCTGCGCAATCAGGCAAGCGTGGCTGGCACGGTACACTGGTATGCAGCACTGACATTGATGATACTCGCCGCAGGCCATGTCCTGGCTGCCCTCAAGCACCACTTCATCGACCGGCACGATACGCTGATCAGAATGATTTCACCGCGACACAGTCGCCGCTGA
- a CDS encoding O-succinylhomoserine sulfhydrylase, translating into MSDDTHDSDIHDWALATQSIRAGHVRTHEQEHGEPIFPTSSFVYGSAAEAARKFGGEEPGNIYSRFTNPTVRNFEQRLAVMEGGERCVATSSGMAAILSTALALLEAGDEIVASRSLFGSTVSLFDKYLGKFGIVTRYVELSNLEAWEAAMTPRTRLLFAETPSNPLSEVVDIAALAEIAHRHDALLAIDNCFLTPALQRPIELGADLIIHSATKYLDGQGRAIGGAVVGRDKELEALFGVVRTCGPCMSPFNAWIFLKGLETLNLRMKAHCENAQAMAEWLDAHPGVARVHYSGLANHSQHALASRQQKGFGAVLGFEVDGGRDAAWSVIDATRIVSITGNLGDVKTTITHPGTTTHGRLSEEQKYAAGISDGLIRLAVGLEDLDDLKGDLARGLDKLR; encoded by the coding sequence ATGAGCGACGACACACACGATAGCGACATTCATGATTGGGCCCTGGCGACCCAGTCCATTCGCGCCGGCCATGTGCGTACCCACGAGCAGGAGCATGGCGAACCGATCTTTCCCACCTCGAGCTTCGTCTACGGCAGCGCGGCGGAAGCCGCGCGCAAGTTCGGCGGCGAGGAGCCGGGCAATATCTACTCTCGCTTCACCAATCCCACGGTGCGCAACTTCGAGCAACGCCTGGCGGTGATGGAGGGGGGGGAGCGCTGTGTGGCGACCAGCTCCGGCATGGCGGCGATTCTCTCCACTGCGCTTGCGCTGCTGGAAGCGGGCGACGAGATCGTCGCGTCGCGCTCGCTGTTCGGTTCCACCGTTAGCCTGTTCGACAAGTACCTTGGCAAGTTCGGCATCGTCACGCGATATGTGGAACTCTCCAATCTCGAGGCTTGGGAGGCGGCGATGACGCCGCGTACCCGGCTGTTGTTCGCCGAGACCCCCTCCAATCCGCTCTCCGAAGTGGTCGATATCGCTGCCCTTGCCGAGATCGCCCATCGTCACGACGCGTTGCTGGCCATCGATAACTGCTTCCTGACCCCGGCGCTGCAGCGGCCGATCGAGCTTGGCGCCGATCTGATCATCCACTCGGCGACCAAGTACCTGGATGGCCAGGGCAGGGCGATCGGTGGCGCGGTGGTGGGCCGCGACAAGGAGCTCGAAGCGCTGTTCGGCGTGGTACGCACCTGTGGCCCCTGCATGAGCCCCTTCAATGCCTGGATATTCCTCAAGGGGCTCGAGACGCTCAACCTGCGCATGAAGGCACACTGCGAGAATGCCCAGGCAATGGCCGAGTGGCTTGACGCCCATCCCGGTGTGGCCCGCGTTCATTACAGCGGACTTGCCAACCATTCACAGCATGCTCTTGCCAGTCGCCAGCAGAAGGGCTTTGGCGCGGTGCTCGGTTTCGAGGTCGATGGCGGTCGCGATGCGGCGTGGTCAGTGATCGACGCGACCCGTATCGTGTCGATCACCGGCAATCTGGGCGATGTGAAAACCACTATTACGCATCCTGGTACAACCACCCATGGACGTCTCAGCGAGGAGCAGAAGTACGCCGCCGGAATCAGCGATGGCTTGATCCGTCTGGCGGTGGGGCTTGAAGATCTGGATGATCTCAAGGGTGATCTTGCCCGTGGGCTCGATAAGCTGAGGTGA
- a CDS encoding YceI family protein: MLKKTALAAALGAAVLVPLSQAQADDYVIDTEGQHAFIQFKINHLGFSYIIGNFREFSGEFSYDPEDLEASSVNIEVDVTSLDSNHAERDRHFLSDDFLSADQYPTATFTSTGFEPEGDDEGILTGELTLHGETREIEMPVKLMGEGEDPWGNYRAGFEGSTTLVLEDYGIDMSNFPEVMHELELYVTFEGIRQ, from the coding sequence ATGTTGAAAAAGACCGCACTAGCCGCCGCCCTAGGCGCTGCCGTCCTGGTACCGCTGAGCCAGGCCCAGGCCGACGACTATGTCATCGATACCGAAGGTCAGCACGCCTTCATCCAGTTCAAGATCAACCATCTTGGTTTCTCCTATATCATCGGCAACTTCCGCGAATTCAGCGGAGAGTTCAGCTACGACCCGGAAGATCTCGAAGCATCGAGCGTCAATATCGAAGTCGACGTGACCAGCCTCGACAGCAACCATGCCGAGCGCGATCGACACTTCCTGAGCGATGACTTCCTGAGTGCCGATCAGTATCCCACTGCCACGTTTACTTCGACCGGGTTCGAACCTGAGGGCGACGACGAGGGTATACTGACCGGCGAGCTCACCCTGCATGGCGAGACGCGTGAAATCGAGATGCCGGTGAAGCTGATGGGCGAAGGGGAGGATCCGTGGGGTAACTACCGCGCTGGCTTCGAAGGCAGCACCACGCTGGTACTGGAAGATTACGGTATCGACATGAGCAACTTCCCGGAGGTGATGCATGAGCTCGAGCTGTATGTCACCTTCGAAGGAATTCGTCAGTAA
- a CDS encoding MATE family efflux transporter — protein sequence MAIGVLALLGFQLVDSAFVARLGTTPLAAQTFTFPLSFLIIGIQVGMGIAIAALISRALGADEQARARRLGTLVLVAGGVIIALLALLLWAFQTPIFTLLGADADSLPLIRRYWAPQLLSAWLGALLYFGYSLFRAHGDTRLPGKLMVYTSLINLALDPLLIFGVGPWAGLGLPGAAWATAVAFALGLLLLGGRLRHANWLAVAGLAGEARRSLRPFASIAGPAMVSQLMPPLASMLAIAVVASLGETSVAAWGLASRLETLSLMMVLALTMSLPPWLGRCYGAGDWQQIERLMCLAAKAVVIWQLSLGAFMALASPWVAQALSGNPEIRGDLATLIRYLLPSYALLGLCMLVVSAGNALGWPLRAMLMSAARLFVCYLPCLGLGMTLAGLPGLAAGAALGNVLAGLLAWRLYRYMSERQTRRADLTK from the coding sequence ATGGCCATCGGTGTGCTGGCTCTGCTGGGCTTCCAACTGGTCGATAGTGCCTTTGTCGCCCGTCTTGGCACCACCCCCTTGGCCGCGCAGACCTTCACCTTTCCGCTCTCATTTCTGATCATCGGCATTCAGGTCGGCATGGGGATCGCCATCGCCGCACTGATCTCGCGTGCCTTGGGTGCCGACGAGCAGGCGCGTGCGCGACGCCTGGGCACGCTGGTGCTGGTCGCGGGTGGGGTGATCATTGCATTGCTGGCGCTGCTGCTGTGGGCCTTTCAAACGCCGATCTTCACCCTACTTGGAGCCGATGCCGATAGTTTGCCGCTAATCCGCCGCTACTGGGCCCCGCAGCTGCTTTCGGCATGGCTGGGAGCGTTGCTCTATTTTGGCTACAGCCTGTTTCGCGCCCATGGCGATACGCGTCTGCCCGGTAAGCTCATGGTCTACACCAGCCTGATCAACCTGGCGCTCGATCCGCTGCTGATCTTCGGGGTTGGGCCCTGGGCAGGGTTGGGGCTGCCAGGGGCCGCCTGGGCGACAGCGGTGGCGTTTGCGCTGGGCCTGTTACTGCTGGGTGGCAGGTTGCGCCACGCCAACTGGTTAGCGGTAGCGGGGCTTGCCGGCGAGGCGCGCCGCTCGCTTAGACCCTTTGCCAGCATTGCCGGGCCGGCGATGGTCAGTCAGCTGATGCCACCGTTGGCATCCATGCTAGCCATCGCCGTGGTAGCGTCCCTTGGCGAAACCAGCGTGGCCGCATGGGGCTTGGCCAGTCGCCTGGAAACGCTGTCGCTGATGATGGTGCTGGCATTGACCATGTCACTCCCCCCCTGGCTTGGACGCTGCTATGGTGCCGGAGATTGGCAGCAGATCGAGCGGCTGATGTGCCTAGCCGCCAAGGCCGTGGTGATCTGGCAACTCTCGCTGGGGGCTTTCATGGCGTTGGCATCTCCATGGGTTGCCCAGGCGCTGTCGGGCAATCCGGAGATACGTGGTGATCTGGCAACACTGATCCGCTATCTGCTGCCAAGCTATGCGCTGCTTGGGTTATGCATGTTGGTGGTCTCCGCTGGAAATGCCCTTGGTTGGCCACTGCGTGCCATGCTGATGTCGGCGGCACGACTGTTCGTCTGCTATCTCCCTTGCTTGGGGCTCGGCATGACGCTTGCGGGACTGCCAGGGCTGGCAGCAGGCGCCGCGTTGGGCAATGTCCTGGCGGGGCTGCTCGCCTGGCGGCTATATCGCTACATGTCGGAAAGGCAAACAAGGAGAGCGGATTTAACCAAATAG
- a CDS encoding 4a-hydroxytetrahydrobiopterin dehydratase has product MSELSRQPCEACSRDAPRATDAEIKRLGAQIPEWRIVEHDGIMRLEREFSFRNFRQALAFTNRVGDIAEQAGHHPALLTEWGKVTVTWWSHALEGLHKNDFILAARTDEVAA; this is encoded by the coding sequence ATGAGCGAGCTTTCCCGACAGCCATGCGAGGCCTGCAGCCGTGATGCCCCGCGGGCTACCGATGCCGAAATCAAGCGGCTCGGGGCACAGATTCCCGAGTGGCGGATCGTTGAGCACGATGGCATCATGAGGCTGGAGCGTGAGTTTTCGTTCCGCAACTTCAGGCAGGCCCTGGCATTCACCAACCGGGTGGGGGACATTGCCGAGCAGGCTGGCCACCATCCGGCACTGCTCACCGAATGGGGCAAGGTCACCGTCACCTGGTGGAGCCATGCCCTCGAGGGCTTGCACAAGAACGACTTCATTCTGGCAGCCAGAACCGACGAGGTAGCAGCATAA
- a CDS encoding 2OG-Fe dioxygenase family protein: MKEESLKHGYDVSSSNRSETRYWHPQVAQDLAQQHWSVTRVDGRIDLPAWQRYLDDLPRDPYVSRRWKRMSWLMLNDDEEIEVMGECPMAQGGMFNDAESMADKLRYYPALETSFLERADVRNFVKSWAKLWGIGAREPILMQITGVRGKQDTDPLQGQGIHADGCKHLSILVLKRENLVGANSQLYADKAGTRLLTEQVLTPGEVLHLHDDKLFHSVTGISREKADVPYERFIVIINSSFVDGFQNRMLRRHFPHAVLNGVD, translated from the coding sequence ATGAAAGAGGAAAGCCTTAAACACGGTTACGACGTCTCATCCTCGAACCGCTCCGAAACACGATACTGGCATCCGCAGGTAGCGCAGGATCTGGCTCAGCAGCACTGGAGCGTCACCAGAGTCGATGGGCGAATCGATCTTCCCGCCTGGCAGCGCTATCTCGATGATCTGCCCCGCGATCCCTATGTCAGCCGACGCTGGAAGCGCATGTCATGGCTGATGCTCAACGACGACGAAGAGATCGAAGTGATGGGTGAGTGTCCCATGGCCCAGGGCGGAATGTTCAATGATGCCGAAAGCATGGCTGACAAGCTGCGCTACTATCCGGCGCTCGAGACCTCCTTTCTCGAGCGAGCCGATGTCAGGAATTTCGTCAAAAGTTGGGCAAAGCTATGGGGTATCGGAGCACGTGAACCGATATTGATGCAGATCACCGGTGTGCGTGGCAAGCAGGATACCGACCCTCTTCAGGGTCAAGGCATACATGCCGATGGCTGCAAGCACCTGAGCATTCTCGTGCTCAAGCGTGAGAATCTGGTGGGTGCCAATAGTCAGCTCTATGCCGACAAGGCAGGCACCCGGCTATTGACCGAGCAAGTGCTGACACCTGGCGAGGTATTGCATCTTCATGACGATAAACTGTTCCACAGCGTTACCGGCATTTCACGCGAGAAGGCGGACGTGCCCTATGAGCGCTTCATCGTCATCATCAATAGCAGCTTCGTCGATGGCTTCCAGAACAGGATGTTGCGGCGTCACTTCCCGCATGCCGTACTGAACGGCGTCGACTGA